A part of Ziziphus jujuba cultivar Dongzao chromosome 8, ASM3175591v1 genomic DNA contains:
- the LOC107412785 gene encoding uncharacterized protein LOC107412785: MDGVLYNAAINGLSDHNLFVNVDKNRSHDQNNTILHIAAKSGNLQQHNIKEDHLLHFLYKQNNEGNTSLHIAAKLGHLDTIKILVEMARKTDVEQNKKLLTMENNEKDTALHEAVRHNHLEVVKLLIEEDPNLAFLVNDFGRLVLKQIQALTLEQADDFGWTPLHYAAHIGNEKLVEGFLKKDSKSLPFSRNKEGMSALHIAAKKGHNAVMKVLMKRCPEVCELLDNNGRTALHIAVESRDEMAVKFFLERAMAFQDLINLKDKKGNTALHVAATIGDFHILKSLTNDSRIDKGATNKDKETFVDIILSNKELQDTEMLKIMVNLEIEIVLPPRSEQKVDTRKTNEAESKEKKKDKIQIEEDEAGCKQQTNEAESKEKKKDEIQA, translated from the exons ATGGATGGTGTATTGTATAATGCTGCAATCAATGGATTAAGCGACCACAATCTGTTTGTTAATGTGGACAAAAACAGATCCCACGACCAAAACAACACTATTCTTCATATAGCAGCTAAATCTGGGAATTTACAGCAACATAATATAAAAGAAGATCATCTGCTGCATTTTCTTTACAAGCAAAACAATGAAGGAAACACTTCACTTCACATTGCAGCAAAGTTAGGGCATCTGGATACTATAAAAATTCTAGTGGAAATGGCAAGAAAGACAGATGTTGAGCAAAACAAGAAGCTGCTGACCATGGAGAATAATGAGAAAGATACAGCGCTTCATGAAGCTGTTCGCCATAATCACTTGGAGGTTGTCAAGTTACTAATTGAAGAAGACCCCAATTTGGCATTTCTAGTAAACG ATTTTGGGCGTCTGGTTCTAAAACAAATTCAGGCTTTAACATTAGAACAAGCTGATGATTTTGGATGGACTCCTCTTCACTATGCCGCACATATTGGCAACGAGAAACTTGTTGAaggatttttgaaaaaagataGTAAGAGCCTTCCTTTCTCAAGGAACAAAGAAGGTATGTCAGCCCTTCACATTGCAGCAAAGAAAGGACATAATGCTGTCATGAAAGTGCTGATGAAAAGATGTCCAGAAGTTTGTGAGTTGTTGGATAACAATGGTCGGACAGCTCTTCATATTGCAGTGGAAAGTAGAGATGAAATGGCAGTGAAATTTTTCCTAGAACGGGCCATGGCATTTCAAGATCTTATAAACCTGAAAGATAAGAAAGGAAATACAGCTTTGCATGTAGCCGCTACTATAGGAGatttccatattttaaaaagtcttaCAAATGACTCAAGAAttgacaaaggagctacaaataAGGACAAGGAGACATTTGTCGACATAATCCTATCAAACAAGGAGCTACAAGATACTGAAATG TTGAAGATCATGGTGAATTTGGAGATAGAAATTGTTTTACCACCACGCTCTGAACAGAAGGTGGatacaagaaaaacaaatgaaGCAGAgagtaaggaaaagaaaaaagataaaatacaaattgaAGAAGACGAAGCCGGTTGTAAGCAGCAAACTAATGAAGCAGAgagtaaggaaaagaaaaaggatgaaaTACAAGCTTAA
- the LOC125421313 gene encoding uncharacterized protein LOC125421313 encodes MDIELYRAAIDGRQDLCEAMGGGGSNHEQETRGEKNTVLHIAAESGKLQIAEEDDHHPALRFLYYQNTKGNTPLHIVARSWHVEMARILVVRAGRMDNVQQNKKFVSMRNKEENTALHEAVLHNRFVVSSCLLTKIQIWHLFSTAPMSLLFLWLSIEAFTM; translated from the coding sequence ATGGATATTGAGCTATACAGGGCTGCAATAGATGGAAGGCAGGATTTATGTGAGGCAATGGGAGGCGGGGGTTCAAATCATGAGCAGGAGACAAGGGGTGAAAAGAACACTGTTCTTCACATAGCAGCAGAATCTGGGAAATTACAGATTGCAGAAGAGGATGATCATCATCCTGCACTGCGGTTTCTGTATTACCAAAACACAAAAGGGAATACCCCGCTGCATATTGTGGCAAGATCATGGCATGTGGAAATGGCAAGAATTCTAGTGGTTAGAGCGGGAAGGATGGATAATGTTCAACAAAATAAGAAGTTCGTGAGCATGAGGAACAAGGAGGAAAACACAGCACTCCACGAAGCTGTTCTTCACAATCGATTCGTGGTATCAAGTTGCTTATTGACGAAGATCCAAATTTGGCATCTCTTCTCAACAGCTCCAATGAGTCTCCTCTTTTTATGGCTGTCCATAGAAGCTTTTACGATGTAG
- the LOC107412796 gene encoding ankyrin repeat-containing protein ITN1-like yields MSGLHISAKKGHVEVIRTLINKCPDICELLDNNYRTALHVSAESRNEDPVKFLLESFAFQDLINKKDNKGNTALHLSAASAQGQGDLNILEIMLANDSDIDRWARNKDGIAFSDIILSNKQLEGIEISTTIMSELEREIASIRLEQSEGGEEKAEQKQQKDGHHQEPEVKQKDYKELASLNLVISTLIATITFGPVIQVPGGFDQNGFAVHGGKRSFLAFLILDSLAFWFSTSSILIYLVGIVTGRKPIKMIIFLTEISLIIMGYAYIEGLRAVLPSTPSTSIFWWWSIVVTTFTSLCYVFSIFSMFNR; encoded by the exons ATGTCTGGCCTCCATATTTCAGCAAAGAAAGGACATGTGGAAGTAATTAGGACATTGATCAACAAATGTCCAGATATTTGTGAGTTGTTGGATAACAATTATCGGACAGCTCTTCATGTTTCTGCTGAAAGTAGGAATGAAGACCCGGTGAAATTTCTACTAGAATCATTTGCATTTCAGGATCTTATAAATAAGAAAGATAATAAAGGAAATACAGCTTTGCATCTATCAGCTGCCTCTGCTCAAGGTCAAGGAGATCTCAACATCTTAGAAATTATGCTGGCAAATGACTCAGATATTGACAGATGGGCTAGAAACAAGGATGGAATAGCATTTTCTGACATTATCCTGTCAAATAAGCAGCTAGAGGGGATTGAAATT TCGACAACAATCATGTCGGAGTTGGAGAGAGAGATTGCTTCCATTAGATTGGAACAAAGCGAGGGTGGTGAAGAAAAGGCAGAGCAAAAGCAGCAGAAGGATGGTCATCATCAAGAACCAGAAGTAAAGCAAAAGGATTACAAGGAGTTGGCGAGCCTCAATTTGGTGATATCCACACTTATTGCTACCATCACCTTTGGACCCGTTATCCAGGTGCCTGGTGGATTCGACCAAAACGGCTTTGCTGTTCATGGCGGGAAAAGAAGCTTTCTAGCTTTTCTGATTCTTGATTCACTTGCCTTTTGGTTCTCCACGAGCTCCATTCTCATTTACTTAGTTGGTATAGTTACTGGAAGGAAGCcaataaaaatgattatttttttaacagaaaTTTCGCTTATCATAATGGGGTATGCTTATATTGAAGGCCTAAGGGCAGTCCTCCCTTCAACTCCTAGTACTTCTATTTTCTGGTGGTGGTCTATCGTCGTTACGACCTTCACTTCTTTGTGTTATGTGTTTTCAATCTTCTCCATGTTCAACAGATAA